From Bacteroides uniformis:
GGCATAGCCCAAATCGTGCGCCTTCTTGTTGGCACGCAAGCTGGCTGCATAGTTGCCTCCTACCTTATAGACACCCGTACCGAGCGGTGCCGCGCGGTCGAATTCGCGGATAATGACATACGGATTGGTTGAGAATCCACCCTTAAAGTAAGGACCTACCGGGGTCACGAACACCACAAACAGATATTCGCTGGCAGGATGTACGCCTACTTGTGCACCGGTACCCACCAGCAACGGACGGATATACAGAGAAGCACCCGATTCATAAGGCGGAATGAAACGCTCGTTCAGCTTCACCACCTTCAGAATAGCTTCTTTGAAACGCTCCGTAGAAAGTTCCGGCATCAAGATGCCACGGCAAGTGGATTGCAGGCGGGCTGCATTCTCCTCCAAACGGAAGATACGCACTTTACCGTCTTTGCCACGAAAAGCCTTCAAACCCTCAAACGCTTCCTGACCGTAGTGCAAACAAGTGGCAGCCATGTGCATAGGAATGGTTTCCTCACTGCAAACTTCCAGTTCGCCCCATTGTTCGTTACGATAGTAAATTCTCACATTGTAATCTGTCTTCATATATCCGAACGGCAGATTAGCCCAATCAAGTTCTTTCATATCTCAAAGTATTAGTTACTTCTATTACGTACATTTTGCAACAAAAATAGCTTTTATTCTTCAGATTCCCACTTCTCCGACAGTAATTTTTCAATTTCCTTGTCAGCTTTGGTCAATTTATCGCTGCAAAATGCTATAATTCCGTTTGCTTCCTTTATTTTTTCAGCAAGCACATCTATCTCCAGTTCGTTGTTGTCTATCTGGCTGACAATTTTCTCCAAACGTGCCATGGCTTCGGAGTAGGTCTCTTTTTTCTTGGTTACCGGCATAATTGAAATTAATTAATCGTTGTACTTCTCAAGCCGTTTGTCAGAATTCCCGTCTTTGGGCGATGCGTTCTCCCACTTCATCTCCTTGGACGTCAGTTTCAAAATATGATATTGTTCAGTACAATGTTCCTCTTTATCATACAACTTAATCAATTTTTCATCAAGACTTATGATATAAGTTCCACGAAAAGGGACTCCGTTAGATAACGGGCTTCCGGTATAAACTTCATAGGTCTTGTCTGCATTAAACGTATAGCAGGTCACAAAATCGTCCTGCAGGACTGGTTCTTTCACAATCCACTTACCTACCAGTTGAGGAATTTCGACCTTATCATCCTCATCCGTACATGAAATAAAACTAAATGCCATACTTATCAGTATCAGCATAAAAAACAAATTTTGTGTTTTCATCTTTGTTCATTTTAAATGATTTAAACAATATTCATAAAATGCAGAGATTTGCAAAACACTGCATGAATGAGAGGAGAGTTAAATATGTACTATTGAAACCACTTCACCATTCTGCAGACGGGTTGTTATCATATCATTCTCCTGCAGTTCATCTGCATTCTTCACTACTTTCCCATCTTTCAACGTAATGCTGTAACCGCGGGCCAACAACTTTTCCGGTGAAGCATCTGCCAATCGTTGTTGCAACAATTCCAGGCGATGGCGATGGCGGAACAAAGAGGAAGTCACAGCCTGCACCACATCTTTCCGCACAGTCAGCAAAGCCATTTTTGCATCGGATATACGATGGTATGCGGCAGAAGGAATCCGGTTCTTGTAACCAGAGAGTCTGCGCTGTTCCTGCTGCAACAGATTCCTGACACCCTCATGCAAGCGAGAAGCAAGCATTTCCAGTTCATCAGCAGCGCTGTCCATGGACTCTATTAAGAATTCGGCAGCCGCCGTAGGGGTCTTTACACGGGTATGTGCCACAGAATCCAGCACCGTGTCATCCCGCTCGTGACCGATGCCCGTTATGACAGGCAACGGAAACTGTGCACAAGCAGCAGCAAGCAGATAAGTATCGAAACCGGATAAGTCGGACGTGGCGCCTCCACCGCGAATAATGACAACCACATCAAACTCGGACAAGCGTGCATTTACCCGGTCGAGAGCAGAGAGGACAGACTCCTCCACACGGTCGCCCTGCATCAGGGCAGGAAACAGTTCCGTATAAAAGTAGAAACCCCGGGAATTGTTTTCCAGCTGATGACAGAAGTCACCATAGCCCGCCGCCGTCGGTGAGGATATGACGGCAATACGTTGCGGCAGGCGGGGCATATCCAGTTCTTTATTAAGAGTGAGCACCCCCTCTTCCTCGAGCTGTTTCAGTATCTCCCTGCGGCGGCGTGCCATATCGCCCAAGGTATAGGTGGGGTCTATGTCCTGCACCGTAAGGCTATAGCCGTAAAGTTCGTGGAAGCTGACGGTGACCTGCACCAGCACTTTGATGCCCGCAACAAACGCCTGCCCCGTGGCTTCCTCAAAATAGGGCTTCAGCAGGCGGAACACATTTGCCCAGATTGTTCCTCTCGCCTTAGCTATCAGGCTGTTGCTGCGAGGGTCTTTCTGCACAAATTCCAGATAGCAATGCCCCGTACTGTTGGTACGCACATCGCTCAACTCCGCCTGCACCCAACACTCGTCAGGAAGGCATTGTTCCAGACTGCGGCGCACAAGGGCGTTGAGCTCATACAAAGACAACGATTCCATATGGCTATCTTTTGAGCAGATAATCCTGATATGCTTTCCACATATCGGGCACGCCATAACCGTAGATGTTATCGGGAAAATCGGCACGGTCACCGGAACGGCGCACCAATTCCATCACTTCTTTTGCCGTAAGTTCGGGGCAAGCCTGCCACAAGCAGGCCACCATGCCGCACATAATGGGTGAGGCAAAAGAGGTACCGTTCGCCCTTCCCTGGTTGCCGTCCGTGCGTATCACGTCGGCACCCAGCCCGACGGCTACAATATCCGGCTTTATCCGATGGTCTGCCGTATTCCCTACAGACGAGAAAGGAGCCAGGACAGCCTCCTTGTCGACAGCGCCCACCGTCAACACATTCCCGGCATCGCCCGGAGGCGTAATCTTCTTCCAAGAACCGGCGCCCGAATTTCCGGCACTGCATACCAATACCATGCCCTTATCGGCTATGCGCGATGCCTGACGTGACATCAGCGCATGGTGCCCATCCAGATTGCGGAGCTTATAATTCTTGGATTTATCATCGAAAGCGTAATATCCCAATGAAGTATTGAGTACATCCACTCCCACGCTATCGGCATATTCCACAGCCGCAGCCCAGTAGTCCTGCTCTACCAGATGCTCGGAGTATTCGTCTTCGCTGCGCAGCAACCAGAAAGAAGCTTCGGGAGCCGTACCGGTCATGACACCGGGGCGGTTCATGGCGATGCACGAGAGCACCGCCATGCCGTGGCTGCTTTCGGCAAATATATCCGATTGGGGGTTCACAAAATCCTTCGTACCCAGGATGCGGATATTCTGCATGGCGGTTATCTTGTCGGCATTGTGGAAGCCCGCGTCGATAACGGCAATCGTCATTCCTTGTCCCTTGAAGCCTTCTTCGTGCAGCTTATCGCCATTGCTCAGCCGTATCTGGTCGACAGCCAGTCCATAAATGCTGTCGGGATGCACGCTCGGGCGGTTTATCAGAGAGTCGCGCTCCGTTGCCATGAACGGCCCGTCACCTCCGGGAGCTATCCATACCTTTTCCGTCTCCCGGACAAAAGGCAGAGCGGCAATGCGCTCCACCAATGCAGAGTCGTTGCAGGACACTGTAACAAAATTCTCCCACTTGCCGGTAACGACAATCTTCACGCCTTGCCTGCGAATCTCATCCACATACTTACGGCATACCGGAAGGTCTGTCGAGTCTATCGGAAGGTTCTGCTTGCGGCGGCGCTCAATCGCCTTTTCAGAAAGGAACGCTTCCGGATGTTCCAGCGAATACGTGGTGGCAGCCTTGTCCTTCAGGCTGATGCGATACTTCAAAGTGTCTTGCCGGGCCGATGCGCCTACAGCAGCCAAGATGAAAAGTAGAAGGAAAAAGAGTTTTCTCATATATCTGTGTTTTTATTATTTTCTGCAATATACATCCCGATGCCCCGTTGGGAAGCGATGAATGAGCCGCCAACCACACGCCGGCCGACGTAGAACACGGCAGACTGTCCCGGAGCAATGGCAGAAGCCTCCGACAAGAAGCGCACCAGCAGACGCCCGTCCTCCAGGCGCTTCACGGTGCAAGGGATGGGTTTGCTGCGGTAGCGGATGCGCACGGTAAGCTCTTCACTGCCAAAGAATTCCGCCTCGTCAATCAGGTTTTCCTCTTCGGCAAGCATGTATCCGGCTTTCAACTGCTCCGCATCGCCCAGCATCACGGTGTTCTTCTGCGGATTGATTTTCAGCACGTAGGCAGGTTTGCCCAAAGCAATCTCCAGCCCCTTCCTCTGCCCGATGGTGTAGTAAGGGAATCCTTTGTGCCCGCCCAGCTTGACGCCTTCCGAATTGACAAACCATCCCGGCCCCACCTCGCTGTCTATCTCCGGAGAGTGCTCGCGCAAGAAGTCGCGGTAGTCGCCCTTGATGAAGCAGACTTCCATACTTTCCCCTTCTTCCGCCTTGAGCGTATATCCTTTATCACGAAGATACCCGCGGACCTGCATCTTGGTGAACGCCCCCAGCGGGAAGATGCACCGCTTCAACACCTCCTGCCCCAGCCGCCAGAGGAAATAGGACTGGTCTTTCTTGTCGTCATCTCCGGCAACGATGTAAGTCTTCCCGTTCCGCTCCTCCAGACGGGTGTAGTGCCCGGTAGCGACGAACGCACAGCCCAGCCTGTCCGCCCACTCCGTCAGGATGCGGAACTTGAACAATGGATTGCACATCACACAAGGATTGGGAGTACGCCCCCGGCGATACTCATCAATAAAGTTCCGAACGATAATCCGGCGGAAAGCATCGCGCTCATCCGCCACATAGTGCTCAATTCCCATACTGTCGGCAAGGCTGCGGGCTTCCACCGGTTCGTCTCCCCACACCCACATGGTGAGACCGATTATCTCATAGCCCTGCTCCCTCAGCATCAGACAAGTGGCGGTACTGTCTATACCTCCGCTCATGCCGACCAATACTCGCTTCCCGGGTTTGTTCATATTCTGCAATTCATTTATATAGTCTGCAAAAGTACGCGTTTTCAAGCAGAATACACAGCTTTTTCGCTAAAGAGAAATGTATTTTCATCCTCCATCTCCTTCACCTTCTCCCTCAATCTTCCTATTCATCGGCTTTTGCGGTGAAACTCCTTTCCTTCGCGCTACCTCGCCCCGCAGGTGCTCCCGCATCTTCTTATCGACTGCGTACCGGTCTTTCACTGCACATTCCCTCCCCTCGGCATAACCATGTATGAATCAGCAGACAAGCACTGCAAAGACAGTGCATCCATTTTGCAGTAGCACTGCAACCGTATTTGCAGTGACGCTGCAACTGTTATGCAGTGACACTGCAACCCTTTTGCAGTGACGCTGCAACCGTTGTGCAGTGATGTTGCAGAAGTGAGGGAGTGAGGCTGATGAAGGGAGAAAGTGTCGCCGCGCCTTTACCGCAGTGAAGCCGGCAGCTGTCAATTGACGGCTGCCGAACCTTCAACGGGAAAGCGGACACAGAGTAAAAGCAGTTTCATCGCAAAAACCGATGAACGGGAAAGATTGGAGGGGGATTACTTCCTCAGCAGAACCGAGACAGTCTTCGCTCTGAAATAATCTTCGGACATGTAGAGCAGCCCTGCGTAGGCGCCATATCTTCCGTACGAATTCTTCAAGAGATAGTAGAAGCGTCCCGCCTCATCGTGCGCCGTGCCGATGAGGTGCATCATGTGGTCGTCTGTGGTAAGGAAACGCTCGAACTCATGTTGCCGCATCTCCTGTGTCACCGGATGCTGCGTCCAAAGAGCCATTCCCTGACGCGGACTGAAAGTATCTTCGCTCACATCTCCATGCCAAGCCACCGTCTTGCCGGCAGACAGCGCACGGCGCACCACCTGCTCCAACTCGTCCAGCGGAAGGTTGAAATAGCACTGATGCTCCCAGTTGTCCGGTACTTCCAATATAAAAGGGGTATAAAAAGGATGATGCGTGAAGCTCGTCAACTGCACATAATCCTCCGCCTTGAAGCGAAGCGAGTCGGCAAACGAACGGGCGGTATAGCTCCTGCCACGGTAGAGAAACGAATCGGGCACCGCCCCCATCTGCTCGTCCAGCAGGGCTACAGCGCGTTTCCTGTAGCCGGGGAGGTCGCAATGCTTCACGGCCTCCTCCGCCAGCTTCTTCAGTTGTTTCAGCAAAGCCCCGTGGTCATGCCTTTTGCTTCCCTGCCGTCGCCCCCGATATGCTTCCAACGGCAGCACACCGTCTTCCTCCAGCACACGGAGGAAAGAATGTCCCAGTCCGCCATTCCTGATTTCTTCCCTGCCGCAAGAGTAATAGTAGGCATCAAGCTGATTCAAGTATTTCTGCCTGACCATGTACATAGGCGACAGGCGCACGGTATCTCCGGGATGCCCCGCCAGCCAGTCAGACTCCAACAGAGAGGCCGAAGCATAAGTCCAGCAGGTAGAAGTGCGGCCCTGGTTCAGCGCCGGCGTATGGGCACACACTGCATCCGGTACGAAAACATGCGCCTCCAACCTCTTTTCCGTACGTGAACAGGCGGACAGAGCGAGGGAAAGGCATAAGAGGGGAAGTAATTTATTCATATGCAATCTATTAAATACAAAATTATTATTTCTTGTCTTGCCCTGCAAATATATTCATAATGAAATTAAAACTCAACCTATTCCGTACGCGTAATGCAAACCATTACGGAATATTGTAAAGAGCAACCATCTCTTTTGCTATATCACCCAACCGGCTACGCAACAATGAAGGCTGCAAAACCTCCACATCTGCCCCGTGCGAAAGCAACTCCTGCACAAAATCATACGTTGGCCGTATTCGGTATTCGTAAACGGTATGTCCTTCCGTAACTTCTACCGTACGTTGGGAATGATGCAATGGCAAGGCATCAAAATACTTGTCCTGAGGAGCGTAGACCTTCAACTGCACAGTCTCTATCCC
This genomic window contains:
- a CDS encoding branched-chain amino acid aminotransferase, whose protein sequence is MKELDWANLPFGYMKTDYNVRIYYRNEQWGELEVCSEETIPMHMAATCLHYGQEAFEGLKAFRGKDGKVRIFRLEENAARLQSTCRGILMPELSTERFKEAILKVVKLNERFIPPYESGASLYIRPLLVGTGAQVGVHPASEYLFVVFVTPVGPYFKGGFSTNPYVIIREFDRAAPLGTGVYKVGGNYAASLRANKKAHDLGYACEFYLDAKEKKYMDECGAANFFGIKDNTYITPKSTSILPSITNKSLMQLAEDMGMKVERRPVPEEELLTFEEAGACGTAAVISPIERIDDVENGKSYVISKDGKPGPVCTKLYNKLRAIQYGDEPDTHGWVTIVE
- the xseB gene encoding exodeoxyribonuclease VII small subunit — translated: MPVTKKKETYSEAMARLEKIVSQIDNNELEIDVLAEKIKEANGIIAFCSDKLTKADKEIEKLLSEKWESEE
- a CDS encoding lipocalin-like domain-containing protein, giving the protein MKTQNLFFMLILISMAFSFISCTDEDDKVEIPQLVGKWIVKEPVLQDDFVTCYTFNADKTYEVYTGSPLSNGVPFRGTYIISLDEKLIKLYDKEEHCTEQYHILKLTSKEMKWENASPKDGNSDKRLEKYND
- the xseA gene encoding exodeoxyribonuclease VII large subunit, encoding MESLSLYELNALVRRSLEQCLPDECWVQAELSDVRTNSTGHCYLEFVQKDPRSNSLIAKARGTIWANVFRLLKPYFEEATGQAFVAGIKVLVQVTVSFHELYGYSLTVQDIDPTYTLGDMARRRREILKQLEEEGVLTLNKELDMPRLPQRIAVISSPTAAGYGDFCHQLENNSRGFYFYTELFPALMQGDRVEESVLSALDRVNARLSEFDVVVIIRGGGATSDLSGFDTYLLAAACAQFPLPVITGIGHERDDTVLDSVAHTRVKTPTAAAEFLIESMDSAADELEMLASRLHEGVRNLLQQEQRRLSGYKNRIPSAAYHRISDAKMALLTVRKDVVQAVTSSLFRHRHRLELLQQRLADASPEKLLARGYSITLKDGKVVKNADELQENDMITTRLQNGEVVSIVHI
- a CDS encoding S8 family peptidase, translating into MRKLFFLLLFILAAVGASARQDTLKYRISLKDKAATTYSLEHPEAFLSEKAIERRRKQNLPIDSTDLPVCRKYVDEIRRQGVKIVVTGKWENFVTVSCNDSALVERIAALPFVRETEKVWIAPGGDGPFMATERDSLINRPSVHPDSIYGLAVDQIRLSNGDKLHEEGFKGQGMTIAVIDAGFHNADKITAMQNIRILGTKDFVNPQSDIFAESSHGMAVLSCIAMNRPGVMTGTAPEASFWLLRSEDEYSEHLVEQDYWAAAVEYADSVGVDVLNTSLGYYAFDDKSKNYKLRNLDGHHALMSRQASRIADKGMVLVCSAGNSGAGSWKKITPPGDAGNVLTVGAVDKEAVLAPFSSVGNTADHRIKPDIVAVGLGADVIRTDGNQGRANGTSFASPIMCGMVACLWQACPELTAKEVMELVRRSGDRADFPDNIYGYGVPDMWKAYQDYLLKR
- the mnmA gene encoding tRNA 2-thiouridine(34) synthase MnmA, whose product is MNKPGKRVLVGMSGGIDSTATCLMLREQGYEIIGLTMWVWGDEPVEARSLADSMGIEHYVADERDAFRRIIVRNFIDEYRRGRTPNPCVMCNPLFKFRILTEWADRLGCAFVATGHYTRLEERNGKTYIVAGDDDKKDQSYFLWRLGQEVLKRCIFPLGAFTKMQVRGYLRDKGYTLKAEEGESMEVCFIKGDYRDFLREHSPEIDSEVGPGWFVNSEGVKLGGHKGFPYYTIGQRKGLEIALGKPAYVLKINPQKNTVMLGDAEQLKAGYMLAEEENLIDEAEFFGSEELTVRIRYRSKPIPCTVKRLEDGRLLVRFLSEASAIAPGQSAVFYVGRRVVGGSFIASQRGIGMYIAENNKNTDI
- a CDS encoding C1 family peptidase: MNKLLPLLCLSLALSACSRTEKRLEAHVFVPDAVCAHTPALNQGRTSTCWTYASASLLESDWLAGHPGDTVRLSPMYMVRQKYLNQLDAYYYSCGREEIRNGGLGHSFLRVLEEDGVLPLEAYRGRRQGSKRHDHGALLKQLKKLAEEAVKHCDLPGYRKRAVALLDEQMGAVPDSFLYRGRSYTARSFADSLRFKAEDYVQLTSFTHHPFYTPFILEVPDNWEHQCYFNLPLDELEQVVRRALSAGKTVAWHGDVSEDTFSPRQGMALWTQHPVTQEMRQHEFERFLTTDDHMMHLIGTAHDEAGRFYYLLKNSYGRYGAYAGLLYMSEDYFRAKTVSVLLRK